Sequence from the Kribbella aluminosa genome:
GGTTTGGTCCGACAAAATAGCCCTGCTAATGGCCGGTACTGGGGTTGGCGCGCTGAGTTATGGCCGTGCGAGCAAGGATAAGAAGAAAGAAAAGTACTCGGTCGGTACTCAGTTGAACATGAATGACGAGAACATTAACCGGCATTCGTGGAAGAAAGTAGCTGAGTTCAGCGATAACGATGTATCCGCCTCGCGGCACGCACCGGAGGCGAAGCGGAAGCGGAAAGACTTTGAGCGTCTTATCCTTGCAATCAAGTCGGGCAAGGGTGACGTATTGGTCCTGACGGATATGTCTCGGTCACAGCGGATGCTTGCCGTATACGCCATGTTGCGTGATCTCTGTTACGACAATGGATTGTTCTTCTGGCTGGTAGAGGGAAACCTGTATGACCTTCGGGTGACGGCGGACCGGGCGTCTTTGGGTCAGCAGGCTTTGAATGCTGAAACTCAGGTGGACACGATCCATGACAATACGTCGCGTGGTTTGAAAGGCCAGATTGACGCTGGTCGCCCGCATGGTCACGTTCCTTACGGCTATGAGCGTTTCAAGAATCAGAAGACAGGTGCTTTCGAGCGCCAGGATTTCGACCAGACTTCGTATGTCGTGAAAAAGGAAGACGGCACCGAAGAGACTTACACGCCGTATAGCATCGTGCGGGAAATTTTCTGGCATGCGCGACGCCTTGTGACCGAAACGGCTATCGCGAACCTGTTCAACGCTCGCGGCATTCCGTCGCCTAGTGGCAAGTTGTGGTCACGGCAGACAATCAGGAGCATTGCGACGAATCCGGTCTATGTCGGCAAGCGTGCACATTTCCGCGAGGCTGTGACCGATGGCCAGTGGAAAGGGATTGTTACACCGAAGGTTTTCCACAATGTGCAGGCAATTATCAGTAGGGCAGTGGAGTCCGGGCCGCACGCACCGGCCTTTCTCCCGGGTCTGGTTGCTGTCGTATGCGTCGAACTGCGGCGAGTGCGGTTCGTGGATGCACAGCAAGCACAAGCAGGACAGGAAGAAACGGAAGTCTGTCGTGTACTCGTGCGCCGATAGTGCTTGCGCTTCGGTGGATATCTCGAAGTTCGACAGCTATGTAGAGGCGTCGCTTGTTTCGTGGCTTTCACGGCGTGACATCTACGAAAAGATGGTCTCGCTGACCAGCAAGCATGATTCGGATATCACCATCTATGAGACTGCGATTGCGGAAGCACGCGCGCAGATTCGCGAGATCCCGGCTTTGTGCAAGGCGGGCAAGTTGAGTATTGCTCTGGCTGGTGAGATTGAATCGCAGATGAATGCCAAGATCGGCGAGGCGCAAGACGCGATCCGCGCGGTTGCCGTTCCGGATATTCTGATGGATTTGATCGGGCCGGACGCTGCCGAGCAGTGGGCTTCCATTGCTGATATCGAACTGCGGCGGCAGATTATCAAGTTGGTTTGCGCGCCCCGTCTGCGGTCGGCGAACAAGAATCCCCGTATGCCGTTGGCTGACCGTGTGTCGTTCGGTGGCCTGATGGGAGACCTTGCCGCCTGAGAACCCCGTTGCCTGCCTGTAAACGCGAGAGGCGACCGGCCGGACCTATTCGGGTATGGCCGGTCGCCTTTTGCTATGCCTGCCTGTCTAGGTCGTCGCCGAAACCGAGGACCAGTGCGAGGGTTTCTATCGCGTCGTCGTCGGGGAGTGGCATTGCGGAGACTCGCGCAACAATTGCGGGATCGGTTGGTTTGTAGGGTTTGTTCTTCCAGTAGTCACTGAGTGGCAGTTTCAGCATTTGCCCGCCAATGTTTGCGGGTTTTTGCTGTTGTGGTTCTGTTTTCTCCTTTCTCGCCTTTGCGGCGTTGGGTTGGCGTGGCGTGGTGGGCGCTGTGAACCCCCTTCCCAGGGTGGCCGGACCGGGCCTTGATCAGGTCCGGTCCGGCCACCCTTGAATTGGTGACGTTTTGTGACTGTGCGGGAAGTGTCTCCGAAGTGTCCACGGTGCCCGGATGTGTGCCTCAACGTGCGGGCGCGCGTGAGATTCCGGGACTTTGAGACAGTCCGTGGACAGTTACGGTGAGTGATCTTGTGGCCGGTTGGCGGGGTCTCCGCCGGTGTCTCCTTCCGGGGTCGGGCCGGTGCTGTCGGCGGGCCGGTCGGCAGGGGTCGCCTGCCGGGGGCCTGACGGCTCGCCAGCGGCCATAGCTGGGGCTCGCGATGGTGGTATCGGCCTGA
This genomic interval carries:
- a CDS encoding recombinase family protein; the encoded protein is MTFTRKVWSDKIALLMAGTGVGALSYGRASKDKKKEKYSVGTQLNMNDENINRHSWKKVAEFSDNDVSASRHAPEAKRKRKDFERLILAIKSGKGDVLVLTDMSRSQRMLAVYAMLRDLCYDNGLFFWLVEGNLYDLRVTADRASLGQQALNAETQVDTIHDNTSRGLKGQIDAGRPHGHVPYGYERFKNQKTGAFERQDFDQTSYVVKKEDGTEETYTPYSIVREIFWHARRLVTETAIANLFNARGIPSPSGKLWSRQTIRSIATNPVYVGKRAHFREAVTDGQWKGIVTPKVFHNVQAIISRAVESGPHAPAFLPGLVAVVCVELRRVRFVDAQQAQAGQEETEVCRVLVRR